A part of Larimichthys crocea isolate SSNF chromosome VII, L_crocea_2.0, whole genome shotgun sequence genomic DNA contains:
- the acad8 gene encoding isobutyryl-CoA dehydrogenase, mitochondrial, with translation MAALRPLSRIGRLASGICRNHRLICDTRRRGVASCVDPAHGLTDEQKEFQKVAFDFAANEMAPHMAEWDEKEMFPVETMRKAAQLGFGGIYVQPDVGGSGLSRLDTSVIFEALSTGCVSTTAYISIHNMCAWMIDTFGNTEQRERFCPDLCSMEKFASYCLTEPGSGSDAASLLTTAQLKGDHYILNGSKAFISGGGDTDVYVVMCRTGGKGPKGISCLVVEKGTPGLSFGKKEKKVGWNSQPTRAVILEDCAVPVTNRLGEEGQGFNIAMKGLNGGRINIASCSLGAAHACVQLARDHLLVRKQFGETLSNNQFLQFKLAEMATKLVASRLIVREAATALQENRSDASSLCAMAKLFATDECFNICNQALQMHGGYGYLKDYAVQQFVRDIRVHQILEGTNEVMRMIVSRNLLTES, from the exons ATGGCGGCTCTCAGACCTCTATCCAGGATCGGCAGACTGGCCTCCGGCATCTGCAGGAACCATCGTTTGATTTGTGACACACGGAGACGAGGCGTAGCTTCATGCGTCGACC CCGCTCATGGACTCACAGACGAACAAAAGGAGTTTCAAAAAGTGGCTTTTGACTTTGCAGCCAATGAAATGGCTCCACACATGGCCGAGTGGGACGAGAAG GAAATGTTTCCAGTAGAGACGATGCGAAAGGCAGCACAGTTGGGGTTTGGAGGGATCTACGTTCAGCCGGATGTTGGAGGGTCGGGTCTTTCTCGGCTCGACACGTCGGTCATCTTCGAGGCCTTGTCCACAGGATGTGTCAGCACCACAGCGTACATCAGTATCCACAA CATGTGTGCGTGGATGATCGACACCTTTGGGAATACTGAGCAGAGGGAGAGGTTCTGTCCTGATCTCTGCTCCATGGAAAAGTTTGCCTCCTATTGTCTCACTGAACCAG GCAGTGGCAGTGACGCTGCTTCACTTCTGACCACTGCACAGCTGAAAGGTGACCATTACATCCTGAATGGTTCAAAG GCCTTCatcagtggaggaggagacacagacGTCTATGTAGTGATGTGCAGAACAGGCGGTAAAGGACCGAAAGGCATCTCTTGTTTGGTGGTAGAGAAGGGAACCCCGGGCCTCAGCtttggcaaaaaagaaaagaag GTGGGCTGGAACTCGCAGCCGACCAGAGCGGTCATACTTGAGGATTGTGCCGTTCCAGTGACCAACCGGCTCGGTGAGGAGGGACAAGGATTCAATATCGCCATGAAAGGCCTGAATGGAGGCAGGATTAACATTG CGTCCTGTTCTCTTGGGGCAGCACATGCCTGCGTGCAGCTAGCGAGGGATCATCTATTGGTACGCAAGCAGTTTGGAGAGACGCTCTCCAACAACCAG TTTCTTCAGTTCAAATTGGCAGAAATGGCCACCAAGTTAGTTGCGTCTCGCCTTATAGTGCGCGAAGCTGCGACGGCCCTGCAGGAGAACCGGTCCGATGCATCTTCTCTCTGCGCCATGGCCAAGCTCTTTGCCACAGATGAGTGCTTTAAT ATCTGTAACCAGGCTCTTCAGATGCACGGTGGGTACGGTTACCTCAAAGACTACGCAGTGCAGCAGTTTGTCCGGGACATCCGAGTACACCAAATCCTCGAGG GCACAAACGAGGTGATGAGGATGATCGTCTCCCGAAATCTGCTGACAGAGTCGTGA
- the thyn1 gene encoding thymocyte nuclear protein 1 gives MPPKKRARVTKAGKDDDGETAGAKRKATEKTTESSESVAPPQYCHWLMKSEPESRFENGVDMKFGIKDLKAMPNQTSCWDGVRNYQARNFMRQMKDGQLAFFYHSNCKEPGIAGVIKIVKEAYVDHTQFDKKDAHFDASSKPDNPKWSMVDVQYQRMMKRYIPLSELKKYHLQHRADGGPLKDMALFTRARLSVQPLTTEEFDFILSLEEEKPFRWTK, from the exons ATGCCACCAAAGAAAAGGGCCAGAGTGACTAAAGCag GCAAAGATGATGACGGTGAAACAGCTGGAGCTAAAAGGAAGGCGACTGAAAAAACTACGGAGAGCTCAGAGTCAGTGGCTCCTCCGCAGTACTGTCACTGGCTGATGAAGTCTGAGCCCGAGAGCCGCTTCGAGAACGGGGTCGACATGAAG TTTGGGATCAAGGATCTGAAGGCGATGCCTAATCAGACCAGCTGCTGGGACGGCGTCCGCAATTATCAG GCACGCAATTTTATGAGGCAGATGAAAGATGGGCAGTTGGCTTTCTTTTACCACAGCAACTGCAAGGAGCCGGGGATAGCAGGAGTGATAAAA ATTGTGAAGGAAGCGTACGTGGACCACACTCAGTTCGATAAGAAAGATGCCCATTTTGATGCAAGCAGTAAACCAGACAATCCCAAGTGGAGCATG GTCGACGTTCAATATCAAAGAATGATGAAGCGTTACATTCCCCTGTCCGAGCTGAAAAAGTACCACCTGCAGCATCGTGCCGATGGAGGGCCTCTGAAGGACATGGCGCTTTTTACGAGGGCCAGACTCTCGGTGCAACCTCTGACCACGG AGGAGT